The Actinobacillus equuli genome includes a window with the following:
- a CDS encoding peptide ABC transporter ATP-binding protein, which produces MALLEIQNLSKRFTDRISLFRKQDFYAVKEVSFSLNKRETLAIIGENGAGKSTLSKMIVGLTKPTSGSMLFRGKKLKFGDYQFRTRHIRMMFQDPNYAFDPNYNIGQILDAPLRLATDLSEAERNERIFHILKLVGMYPEHALIHIKDTSSSQKQRIALARALILEPEILIADDTLSTLDFSVRTQLTNLMLTLQERLGISIIYVGQNLGLIKHIADKLMVMHEGEVVEYGKTKDLLLNPQSAITARLIESHFGKQLTPEAWAE; this is translated from the coding sequence ATGGCATTATTAGAAATTCAAAATCTCAGTAAACGTTTTACTGACCGAATAAGTTTATTTCGCAAGCAAGATTTTTATGCGGTAAAAGAAGTCTCTTTTAGCTTAAATAAACGTGAGACGCTGGCGATTATTGGTGAAAACGGTGCGGGAAAATCGACTTTATCAAAAATGATTGTCGGCTTAACCAAGCCGACTTCCGGAAGTATGCTATTCCGTGGCAAAAAATTAAAATTCGGCGATTACCAATTCCGTACTCGTCATATTCGAATGATGTTCCAAGACCCGAATTATGCTTTTGATCCTAACTATAACATCGGGCAAATCTTAGATGCTCCGCTACGTTTGGCAACAGATCTCAGCGAAGCCGAACGTAATGAACGTATCTTTCATATCTTAAAATTAGTCGGAATGTATCCGGAACACGCCTTGATTCATATTAAAGACACTTCAAGCAGCCAGAAACAACGTATTGCTTTGGCTCGGGCGCTGATTTTAGAGCCTGAAATCCTGATTGCAGACGATACGCTAAGTACATTAGATTTTTCAGTGAGAACACAACTGACTAATTTAATGCTTACCCTCCAAGAACGTTTGGGCATTTCAATTATCTATGTCGGACAGAATTTAGGTTTAATTAAGCATATTGCGGATAAATTAATGGTTATGCATGAGGGGGAAGTGGTAGAGTATGGTAAAACCAAAGACCTCCTGTTAAACCCACAAAGTGCGATTACCGCCCGTTTAATTGAAAGCCATTTTGGCAAGCAACTTACACCGGAAGCTTGGGCTGAATAG
- a CDS encoding AzlD family protein: MASSVFFTIILMAFSTYLTRILGFLVLRNRKLSRTTEKVMEAVPGCVLISVIAPTIMSGDIANTIAVILTCLAMMKFSLFPTVIISIAATGLLRTIF, from the coding sequence ATGGCATCGAGTGTTTTCTTCACGATTATTTTAATGGCGTTCTCGACTTATCTTACTCGCATTCTTGGCTTTCTTGTGCTGCGAAATCGAAAATTAAGTCGCACAACAGAGAAAGTAATGGAAGCTGTTCCGGGTTGTGTTTTAATTTCCGTTATTGCCCCGACCATTATGTCCGGCGATATTGCCAATACGATTGCTGTCATCCTTACTTGTTTGGCAATGATGAAATTTTCCTTATTTCCCACGGTGATTATTTCTATTGCTGCAACCGGCTTACTACGTACTATTTTCTAG
- a CDS encoding TatD family hydrolase, whose product MQFFDTHTHLDYVAENLNLSIPQLVENAKHANVTRILIVSVFAENFAKVTACAEQAPEDLVYGLGLHPLYIQQHQTVHLDYLESLLAQQDPQCTAIAEIGLERAVETLCTPELWHKQCEFLEAQLAFAKRFNLPVNLHSRKSHDQLSVFLKKANLSHTGVIHGFAGSYDQAKRFIDLGYKIGVGGTITYARANKTREAIRKLPLASLLLETDSPDMPVFGFQGEPNRPERLNVSFQALCELRNESPLEIAETIWKTSEDLFWYK is encoded by the coding sequence ATGCAATTCTTTGATACCCACACTCATCTAGATTATGTTGCGGAAAATCTCAATCTTTCCATTCCCCAACTTGTTGAAAATGCCAAACATGCAAATGTCACTCGCATTTTAATTGTGTCTGTATTTGCAGAAAATTTTGCAAAAGTAACCGCTTGTGCCGAGCAAGCACCAGAAGATTTAGTGTATGGATTAGGCTTACACCCGCTTTATATTCAACAACACCAAACGGTTCATTTAGATTATTTAGAATCGTTATTAGCACAACAAGACCCACAATGTACTGCAATTGCGGAAATTGGTTTAGAAAGAGCGGTAGAAACGCTTTGTACCCCCGAACTTTGGCATAAACAGTGTGAATTTTTAGAAGCACAACTTGCTTTTGCCAAGCGGTTTAATTTGCCGGTAAATTTACATTCGCGAAAAAGTCATGACCAACTTTCGGTATTTCTAAAAAAAGCCAATCTATCGCATACTGGAGTGATTCATGGATTTGCCGGAAGTTATGACCAAGCAAAACGCTTTATTGATTTAGGCTATAAAATTGGGGTGGGAGGTACAATTACCTATGCAAGAGCCAATAAAACCAGAGAGGCTATTCGTAAGCTACCTTTAGCAAGTTTATTACTAGAAACTGATTCACCCGATATGCCTGTATTTGGTTTTCAGGGAGAACCGAATCGACCGGAAAGGCTGAACGTAAGTTTTCAAGCGCTATGTGAATTACGTAACGAATCGCCACTAGAAATTGCTGAAACGATCTGGAAAACCAGCGAAGATTTATTTTGGTATAAATAA
- a CDS encoding TIGR00645 family protein produces MQSVNNSILNKIIFASRWLQLPIYLGLIVVQGIYAYKFMKSLYNLIVNLGVMDENTIMLTVLNLIDVVMIANLLIMVIVGGYETFVSKLHVDDHPDQPEWLHHVNASVLKVKLGMSIISISSIHLLQTFINAANLDEKTMQWQVIIHVTFLISAVAMAYTDKISHSSAVSSKQH; encoded by the coding sequence ATGCAATCTGTTAATAATTCAATTTTAAATAAGATTATTTTTGCAAGCCGTTGGCTGCAATTGCCAATTTATTTAGGCTTAATTGTCGTGCAAGGCATTTACGCTTATAAGTTTATGAAATCACTTTATAACTTAATTGTAAACCTTGGTGTCATGGACGAAAATACGATTATGCTAACGGTATTAAACCTCATTGACGTGGTGATGATTGCTAACTTATTAATTATGGTAATTGTCGGCGGTTATGAGACATTCGTGTCAAAACTTCATGTGGATGATCATCCGGATCAACCTGAATGGCTTCATCATGTGAATGCTTCGGTATTAAAAGTGAAATTGGGGATGTCGATTATTAGTATTTCTTCTATTCATTTACTGCAAACCTTTATCAATGCGGCAAATTTAGATGAAAAAACTATGCAATGGCAGGTGATTATTCATGTGACGTTCTTAATTTCAGCAGTAGCGATGGCTTATACGGATAAGATCTCGCATTCATCGGCAGTCAGTTCAAAACAGCATTAG
- the fbaA gene encoding class II fructose-bisphosphate aldolase, giving the protein MALLDIVKPGVVTGDDVQKVFAYAKANNFAIPAVNCVGSDSVNAVLETAARVKAPVIVQFSNGGAQFYAGKGIKPASGARADVLGAIAGAKHVHALAEEYGVPVILHTDHAAKKLLPWIDGLLEAGEKHFAETGKPLFSSHMIDLSEEPMEENMAICREYLARMDKMGMTLEIEIGITGGEEDGVDNSDVEESKLYTQPEDVLYVYDQLNPVSPRFTVAAAFGNVHGVYKPGNVKLKPSILGASQEFVSKERNLPAKSIDFVFHGGSGSSREEIREAISYGAIKMNIDTDTQWASWDGILQFYKANEAYLQGQLGNPEGPDSPNKKYYDPRVWLRKMEESMSKRLEQSFEDLNCVNVL; this is encoded by the coding sequence ATGGCATTATTAGACATCGTAAAACCGGGTGTAGTAACAGGCGACGACGTTCAAAAAGTATTCGCTTATGCTAAAGCAAACAATTTTGCAATTCCGGCGGTAAACTGTGTAGGTTCTGACTCTGTAAATGCAGTATTAGAAACTGCAGCACGTGTAAAAGCACCCGTGATCGTTCAGTTCTCTAACGGTGGTGCACAATTCTATGCAGGTAAAGGTATCAAACCAGCATCAGGTGCTCGTGCAGATGTTTTAGGTGCAATCGCAGGTGCGAAACACGTTCACGCGTTAGCAGAAGAGTACGGTGTACCGGTAATTCTTCATACTGACCACGCTGCGAAAAAATTACTTCCGTGGATTGACGGTTTATTAGAAGCGGGTGAAAAACACTTTGCGGAAACAGGTAAACCTTTATTCTCTTCTCACATGATCGACCTTTCAGAAGAGCCAATGGAAGAAAACATGGCAATCTGCCGTGAGTACTTAGCTCGTATGGATAAAATGGGTATGACACTTGAAATCGAAATCGGTATTACCGGTGGTGAAGAAGATGGTGTAGATAACTCAGATGTTGAAGAGTCTAAATTATATACTCAACCTGAAGACGTGTTATACGTTTACGACCAATTAAACCCAGTAAGCCCACGTTTCACTGTTGCTGCGGCATTCGGTAACGTACACGGCGTTTACAAACCAGGTAACGTAAAATTAAAACCTTCAATCTTAGGTGCATCACAAGAGTTCGTTTCTAAAGAGCGTAACCTTCCTGCGAAATCAATCGACTTCGTATTCCACGGCGGTTCAGGTTCATCACGTGAAGAAATCCGTGAAGCGATCAGCTACGGTGCGATCAAAATGAACATCGATACAGATACGCAATGGGCATCTTGGGACGGTATTCTTCAATTCTACAAAGCGAACGAAGCATACTTACAAGGTCAATTAGGTAACCCAGAAGGTCCAGATTCTCCAAACAAAAAATACTACGATCCACGTGTTTGGTTACGTAAAATGGAAGAATCTATGTCTAAACGCTTAGAGCAATCTTTCGAAGATTTAAACTGTGTAAACGTTTTATAA
- a CDS encoding carbon starvation CstA family protein has translation MLWFFFCVAVLVLGYFVYGKIIEKIFVINPKKTTPAYAMNDGVDYMPMSKTKIWLIQLLNIAGTGPIFGPILGALYGPVAMLWIVIGCIFAGAVHDYFCGMLSIRNGGATMPALAGKFLGRPVKVFINVMALVLLLLVGVVFVASPAQLMATITMDVFGATGGTLQLNDAEALHHAVEAGGLTVWGMDKATVISVWTLIIFAYYILATLLPIDKIIGRIYPFFGALLLFMSVGMVYGLITSHFSATDPIEFFRTINADGQGLTWEKFTQNFQVKGDVPIWPLLFLTISCGALSGFHATQTPLMARCAENESEGRFIFYGAMITEGVIALVWCMVGLAFYENPQALQDAISAGSPSKVVYDSSLHFLGFIGGIFAVLGVVVLPITSGDTAFRAARLQLAELFKIDQRSLAKRLMIAVPLFALGFVVSKIDFSILWRYFTWANQMTAMVMLWTAAAYLYRYKKFHWVCSIPAWFITTVCATYLFYNKIGFGLDYQLSVYLGFATTAVCIVLFFTMLKPLGERDEDAYVTN, from the coding sequence ATGTTGTGGTTCTTCTTTTGTGTAGCAGTTCTCGTACTAGGCTACTTTGTTTACGGAAAGATCATTGAAAAAATCTTCGTGATCAACCCGAAAAAAACAACACCGGCTTATGCGATGAACGATGGTGTTGACTATATGCCAATGTCAAAAACAAAAATTTGGCTCATTCAATTATTAAATATTGCAGGAACAGGTCCTATTTTTGGTCCAATCCTCGGCGCGCTATATGGTCCGGTTGCAATGCTTTGGATCGTAATCGGTTGTATTTTTGCCGGTGCGGTACATGACTACTTCTGTGGTATGTTAAGTATTCGTAACGGTGGCGCAACAATGCCGGCTTTAGCAGGTAAATTCTTAGGCCGCCCGGTTAAAGTATTCATCAACGTGATGGCTCTTGTTCTTCTTTTACTTGTTGGCGTGGTATTCGTAGCAAGTCCGGCACAATTAATGGCAACTATTACAATGGATGTCTTCGGTGCGACAGGCGGTACTTTACAACTAAACGATGCGGAAGCACTTCACCACGCAGTTGAAGCAGGCGGCTTAACGGTTTGGGGTATGGATAAAGCAACGGTTATCTCTGTTTGGACATTAATCATCTTTGCTTACTATATCTTAGCAACCTTACTTCCGATTGATAAAATCATCGGCCGAATCTACCCATTCTTCGGTGCATTATTACTGTTTATGTCTGTAGGTATGGTTTACGGTTTAATTACGTCCCATTTCAGTGCAACGGATCCAATTGAATTCTTCCGTACGATTAATGCAGACGGTCAAGGTTTAACATGGGAAAAATTCACTCAAAACTTCCAAGTGAAAGGTGATGTTCCAATTTGGCCTTTATTATTCTTAACTATTTCTTGTGGTGCATTATCAGGTTTCCATGCAACGCAAACCCCATTGATGGCACGTTGTGCGGAAAATGAAAGCGAAGGCCGTTTTATTTTCTACGGAGCAATGATTACCGAGGGGGTGATTGCATTAGTATGGTGTATGGTTGGTCTTGCATTCTATGAAAACCCACAAGCGTTACAAGATGCAATTTCTGCAGGTTCACCGTCTAAAGTGGTTTATGACAGCTCATTACACTTCTTAGGCTTTATCGGTGGTATTTTCGCAGTATTAGGCGTAGTAGTATTACCAATTACTTCAGGTGATACGGCATTCCGTGCTGCACGTTTACAATTGGCTGAACTCTTTAAAATTGATCAACGTTCATTAGCTAAACGCTTAATGATTGCAGTACCGTTATTCGCATTAGGCTTCGTGGTATCAAAAATTGACTTCAGTATCTTATGGCGTTACTTCACTTGGGCAAACCAAATGACAGCAATGGTAATGCTTTGGACTGCTGCGGCATATTTATATCGTTACAAAAAATTCCACTGGGTATGTTCAATTCCTGCATGGTTTATTACAACCGTATGCGCAACCTACTTGTTCTATAACAAAATCGGCTTCGGTTTAGATTATCAACTTTCTGTTTACTTAGGTTTTGCAACAACTGCTGTTTGTATCGTATTGTTCTTCACCATGCTTAAACCACTAGGCGAACGTGATGAAGATGCCTATGTAACAAATTAA
- a CDS encoding phosphoglycerate kinase, producing the protein MSVIKMADLDLAGKRLFIRADLNVPVKDGKVTSDARIRATIPTLKLALQKGAKVMVTSHLGRPTEGVFEEANSLQPVVDYLNASDLGVPVRLVRDYLDGVDVAENEIVVLENVRINKGEKKNDPELAKKYAALCDVFVMDAFGTAHRAEGSTYGVAQFAPVACAGPLLAAELDALGKALKEPQRPMLAIVGGSKVSTKLTVLDSLSKIADQLIVGGGIANTFIAAEGHPVGKSLYEEDLIPEAKRLAAATNIPVPVDVRVGTEFSETAPATEKAVSEVQADESIFDIGDKSAEELANIIKSAKTILWNGPVGVFEFPNFRKGTEVISNAIAEATANGAFSIAGGGDTLAAIDLFGIADKISYISTGGGAFLEFVEGKVLPAVEILEKRANG; encoded by the coding sequence ATGTCAGTTATTAAAATGGCAGACCTTGATCTTGCTGGCAAACGTTTATTTATCCGTGCTGATTTAAACGTACCGGTAAAAGATGGCAAAGTGACATCTGATGCACGTATTCGTGCAACCATTCCTACCTTAAAATTAGCATTACAAAAAGGTGCTAAAGTAATGGTAACTTCTCACTTAGGTCGTCCAACTGAAGGTGTATTCGAAGAAGCAAACTCTTTACAACCTGTGGTTGATTATTTAAATGCATCAGATTTAGGTGTGCCGGTACGCTTAGTACGTGACTACTTAGACGGTGTTGATGTTGCGGAAAACGAAATCGTTGTGCTTGAAAACGTACGTATCAATAAAGGTGAGAAGAAAAACGATCCTGAACTAGCAAAAAAATATGCGGCACTTTGTGATGTTTTCGTAATGGACGCATTTGGTACAGCACACCGTGCTGAAGGTTCTACTTACGGTGTTGCACAATTTGCACCGGTTGCATGTGCTGGCCCGTTATTAGCGGCAGAATTAGATGCTTTAGGTAAAGCATTAAAAGAGCCACAACGCCCGATGTTAGCAATCGTAGGCGGTTCAAAAGTTTCTACTAAATTAACTGTTTTAGACAGCCTTTCAAAAATCGCAGACCAATTAATCGTTGGTGGCGGTATCGCAAATACTTTCATCGCAGCAGAAGGTCACCCTGTAGGTAAATCTTTATATGAAGAAGATTTAATCCCTGAAGCAAAACGTTTAGCTGCAGCAACTAATATCCCAGTTCCTGTTGATGTACGTGTAGGTACAGAATTCTCTGAAACCGCTCCGGCAACAGAAAAAGCCGTATCTGAAGTTCAAGCGGACGAATCAATTTTTGATATCGGTGATAAATCAGCAGAAGAATTAGCAAATATCATCAAATCTGCAAAAACGATTCTTTGGAATGGTCCGGTTGGCGTATTTGAATTCCCTAACTTCCGTAAAGGTACTGAAGTGATTTCAAACGCAATCGCTGAAGCAACGGCAAACGGTGCATTCTCTATCGCAGGTGGCGGTGATACGTTAGCGGCGATCGATTTATTCGGTATTGCAGATAAAATCTCTTACATCTCAACAGGTGGCGGTGCGTTCTTAGAATTCGTAGAAGGCAAAGTATTACCGGCAGTTGAAATCTTAGAGAAACGTGCAAACGGCTAA
- a CDS encoding nitroreductase family protein yields the protein MELKNVIEQRKTIKVFNPNVKIERQELEEMLALTQLAPSKANLQPWRFVVVDDAVQKNKLLGSVAFNAPPCETASAVILVLADLQYQLLLDDILERSIETGCLHAQFKQRSLDFLLSVHNASSEQDIRDQVITDTSLAAMQFMLIAKDKGYDTHAIGVFDRSAVLTALDVDAERYLPVMLLAIGKAATAALPSSRLPLNYTVSWNNGQGFKK from the coding sequence ATGGAACTAAAGAATGTTATTGAACAGCGCAAAACCATCAAAGTTTTTAATCCTAATGTGAAGATTGAGCGCCAAGAGCTGGAAGAAATGTTAGCACTGACACAGCTTGCGCCCTCTAAAGCGAATTTACAACCATGGCGCTTTGTAGTGGTGGACGATGCTGTGCAAAAAAATAAATTACTGGGTTCTGTTGCATTTAATGCACCGCCATGTGAAACGGCTTCAGCAGTGATTTTAGTACTAGCGGATTTACAATATCAGTTGTTACTGGATGATATTTTGGAACGTTCGATTGAGACAGGTTGTTTACATGCTCAATTTAAGCAACGTTCATTGGATTTTCTACTCAGTGTACATAATGCTTCGAGTGAACAAGATATCCGTGATCAAGTGATCACCGACACGAGTTTAGCCGCTATGCAGTTTATGCTGATTGCCAAAGATAAGGGCTATGATACTCATGCTATTGGGGTGTTTGATCGTTCTGCCGTATTAACCGCACTCGATGTAGATGCCGAACGCTATTTGCCAGTGATGCTATTAGCGATTGGCAAAGCTGCGACAGCAGCACTACCGAGTAGCCGTTTACCGCTTAACTATACCGTTTCATGGAATAACGGACAGGGTTTTAAAAAGTAA
- a CDS encoding SLC13 family permease translates to MIILLLDLILFFALIKLLPFNPQENRGLALLIFVGILWLTEAFNITVTSLMVPIFAIFLNVLSTKAAFAPFSEPIIFMFFGGFVIAAVLNLQKIDLWIANHVIRLAKGNLKLTVIYLFGVTAGLSLFINNTAVAALMLPLTLGILHQLDFQQHRRLYVFVLLGIAFSSSIGGMGTLVGSAPNAILASYIKVSFSEWLAYGMPVAVLLMIAMVFSLLVVLRPNFNVPFEAKVEQIPLTAQRLTTLVVFCVTAILLTFSSVIEPVVRQAFALKESIKSFDAVIAMVAVVVLCITNTATWAQIQERAEWGVLMLFGGGLTLGIVLKDTGASKILADGIVNYIGNKHWLIMTLSMAAFIVFLTEFTSNTASAALMMPIFISVANSLGLPPISLAAIIACGASAAFMLPIATPPNAIVFATGYIKQSEMVKVGLIMNLACVLILGCLSYFFWTTWW, encoded by the coding sequence ATGATAATTTTATTGCTGGATCTGATACTGTTTTTTGCGTTAATTAAACTGCTACCATTTAATCCGCAAGAGAATCGAGGGCTGGCATTGCTTATTTTTGTCGGCATTTTATGGCTAACCGAAGCTTTCAATATTACTGTTACCTCTTTAATGGTGCCTATTTTTGCCATTTTCCTGAATGTCTTATCAACCAAAGCGGCTTTCGCTCCTTTCTCTGAACCGATTATCTTTATGTTTTTTGGTGGTTTTGTTATTGCTGCCGTACTTAATTTGCAGAAAATCGATTTATGGATCGCAAACCATGTGATTCGTTTAGCCAAAGGTAATTTAAAACTTACCGTTATCTATTTATTTGGTGTTACGGCAGGGCTTTCGTTATTTATTAATAATACGGCGGTTGCGGCGTTAATGTTGCCTTTAACGCTTGGGATTTTGCATCAGTTAGATTTTCAACAACATCGCAGATTATATGTATTTGTATTGCTTGGCATTGCTTTTAGCTCAAGTATCGGTGGGATGGGAACTTTGGTCGGATCAGCGCCTAATGCGATTTTAGCCTCTTATATTAAAGTGTCATTTTCTGAATGGCTTGCGTATGGTATGCCAGTAGCTGTGTTATTAATGATTGCGATGGTGTTTTCATTATTAGTTGTGCTACGCCCGAACTTTAATGTGCCGTTTGAAGCAAAAGTTGAACAAATTCCATTAACGGCACAACGTTTAACGACATTAGTTGTTTTTTGCGTGACCGCAATTTTATTAACCTTTAGTAGCGTGATTGAACCTGTTGTACGCCAAGCTTTTGCATTAAAGGAATCAATTAAAAGTTTTGATGCGGTGATTGCAATGGTTGCAGTTGTCGTGCTTTGCATTACGAATACGGCAACATGGGCGCAAATTCAAGAACGCGCAGAGTGGGGCGTATTAATGTTATTTGGTGGCGGTTTAACCCTTGGGATCGTGTTGAAAGATACCGGTGCAAGTAAAATTCTGGCTGACGGTATCGTAAATTATATCGGTAATAAGCACTGGCTCATTATGACGCTTTCTATGGCGGCGTTTATTGTGTTTTTAACCGAATTTACTTCAAATACCGCAAGTGCCGCGTTGATGATGCCGATTTTTATTTCGGTAGCAAACTCTCTCGGTTTGCCACCGATTTCACTAGCGGCAATTATTGCTTGTGGTGCTTCCGCTGCCTTTATGTTACCGATTGCCACACCGCCAAATGCCATTGTGTTTGCTACCGGCTATATAAAACAAAGTGAGATGGTTAAAGTCGGGTTAATTATGAATCTCGCTTGTGTGTTAATTCTTGGCTGCTTGTCGTATTTCTTCTGGACCACTTGGTGGTAG
- the gorA gene encoding glutathione-disulfide reductase: MTKHYDYLAIGGGSGGIASINRAASYGKKCAIIEAKYLGGTCVNVGCVPKKVMFYGAHIAEAINSYAPDYGFDVTVNNFDFAKLIESREAYISRIHTSYNNVLAKNNVDVFNGFAKFVDSKTVEVTYADGSTEQITADHILIATGGRPSIPAVKGAEYGIDSDGFFALRELPKRVAVVGAGYIAVEIAGVLNSLGSETHLFVRQHAPLRNQDPLIVETLVEVLAQDGITLHTQAIPQEVSKNADGSLVLKLADGRETTVDCLIWAIGREPVCDKINLDAVGVKTNAKGQIIVDKFQNTNVPNIYAVGDIIEGGIELTPVAVAAGRRLSERLFNNKPNEHLDYNLVPTVVFSHPPIGTVGLTEPQAIEQYGAENVKVYKSSFTAMYTAVTQHRQPCRMKLVCVGQEEKIVGLHGIGFGVDEMIQGFAVAIKMGATKADFDNTVAIHPTGSEEFVTMR, translated from the coding sequence ATGACAAAACATTATGACTATTTAGCCATTGGCGGCGGCAGCGGTGGTATTGCTTCAATCAATCGTGCGGCAAGTTATGGTAAAAAATGTGCGATCATTGAAGCGAAATATCTCGGCGGTACTTGTGTGAACGTGGGCTGTGTGCCTAAAAAAGTGATGTTTTACGGTGCGCATATCGCAGAAGCAATTAACAGCTATGCGCCTGATTACGGTTTTGATGTGACGGTAAATAATTTCGATTTTGCGAAATTAATCGAAAGTCGTGAAGCCTATATTTCTCGTATTCATACCTCATACAACAATGTCTTAGCTAAAAATAATGTTGATGTATTTAATGGTTTTGCCAAGTTTGTTGATAGCAAAACAGTGGAAGTCACTTATGCGGACGGCAGTACAGAACAAATTACTGCGGATCATATTTTAATCGCAACCGGCGGTCGTCCGTCGATTCCGGCGGTTAAAGGCGCAGAGTACGGTATTGATTCTGACGGGTTCTTTGCATTACGTGAATTACCGAAACGTGTTGCGGTAGTCGGCGCCGGCTACATTGCGGTTGAAATTGCCGGTGTATTAAATAGTCTCGGTTCTGAAACGCATTTATTTGTACGTCAACACGCTCCGTTACGTAATCAAGATCCTCTGATTGTTGAAACGTTAGTGGAAGTCTTAGCACAAGATGGTATCACGCTACATACTCAAGCGATTCCGCAAGAAGTAAGTAAGAATGCTGACGGTTCGCTAGTATTAAAATTAGCGGATGGCAGAGAAACAACTGTGGATTGCTTAATTTGGGCAATTGGTCGTGAGCCGGTGTGTGATAAAATCAATCTTGATGCAGTAGGCGTGAAAACCAACGCTAAAGGTCAAATTATCGTAGATAAATTCCAAAATACCAATGTACCGAATATTTATGCGGTTGGTGATATTATTGAAGGCGGTATTGAATTAACACCTGTAGCGGTAGCAGCGGGTCGCCGTTTATCTGAACGTTTATTTAACAATAAACCGAATGAACATTTAGATTACAATTTAGTGCCAACGGTTGTATTTAGCCACCCGCCTATCGGCACGGTCGGCTTAACCGAGCCGCAAGCAATTGAGCAGTATGGTGCTGAAAATGTAAAAGTGTATAAATCTTCATTTACGGCAATGTATACTGCGGTAACACAACATCGCCAACCTTGCCGAATGAAACTGGTTTGTGTCGGTCAAGAAGAGAAAATAGTCGGCTTACATGGCATCGGTTTCGGCGTTGATGAAATGATTCAAGGATTTGCCGTAGCGATTAAAATGGGAGCAACAAAAGCTGATTTTGATAACACTGTGGCGATCCATCCAACAGGATCAGAAGAATTTGTAACTATGCGATAA
- a CDS encoding AzlC family ABC transporter permease, translating to MQHHEFFRGVKEVSPMTLGFIPLGLVLGAQASQKGMPFYEIGLLTGLNFAGGSEFAAVNLWNHPLAISVIVAVSMLINSRHIIMGAALSLYMKNIGRLKSLGLLFFMTDEVWAMNLADAQKRPQKAISIPYYMGTAISLYIMWVSSSMLGAYIGPFVGDLEKYGFDMSFTAIFLVMLKGMWKSFSFARPWFVSLLVAGLVFHTVEGAWYVLAGALSGILSAFLCIKRG from the coding sequence ATGCAACATCATGAATTTTTCCGTGGAGTAAAGGAAGTCTCTCCGATGACACTTGGCTTTATTCCATTAGGGCTTGTGCTTGGCGCTCAAGCTTCACAAAAAGGTATGCCGTTTTACGAAATCGGCTTGTTAACGGGGTTGAATTTTGCCGGCGGTTCGGAATTTGCTGCCGTGAATCTTTGGAATCATCCGCTTGCCATCAGCGTTATTGTTGCTGTTTCAATGTTGATTAATAGCCGTCATATTATTATGGGGGCGGCGTTATCTCTTTATATGAAAAACATCGGTCGTTTGAAATCGCTCGGCTTACTCTTTTTTATGACGGACGAAGTATGGGCGATGAATTTAGCCGATGCGCAGAAACGCCCGCAAAAAGCAATTAGTATTCCCTATTATATGGGAACGGCAATCAGCCTTTATATTATGTGGGTGAGTTCCAGTATGTTAGGCGCTTATATCGGGCCTTTTGTCGGTGATCTAGAGAAATACGGTTTCGATATGTCTTTTACCGCCATCTTTTTAGTAATGTTAAAAGGAATGTGGAAGTCGTTTTCATTTGCTCGACCATGGTTTGTTAGTCTGTTGGTAGCAGGATTGGTTTTCCATACGGTTGAGGGCGCTTGGTATGTGCTGGCAGGCGCATTGTCGGGGATTTTATCCGCCTTTCTTTGCATTAAGAGAGGATAA